Proteins from a genomic interval of Oncorhynchus mykiss isolate Arlee chromosome 21, USDA_OmykA_1.1, whole genome shotgun sequence:
- the LOC118942919 gene encoding uncharacterized protein K02A2.6-like yields the protein MLHTFQSKENGTDQTLEHLQKKYNTVFSDQMGTVKGFTAKLVLRDDATPKFCKARSVPYSLRPKVEAEIDRLQDTGVLMKVDRSEWATPIVPIVKKDGSVRMCGDFKVTVNSMLHVDQHPLPRLDDIFAALAGGKHFSKIDLKQAHLQLPVEESSKQYLTINTHKGLYRYNRLVFGIASAPAIWQQTIDQILQGIPGSQCILDDMITTGRTEKEHLANLEEVLKRLKEYGLQANLQKCEFFKDKIVFCGHEIDCIGLHKTQDKIKAVVRPQTTTKYHRSEIFHGTDQLLQKIPPKPFSSTPASKSAPGKE from the coding sequence ATGCTCCACACGTTCCAGTCCAAAGAGAATGGTACAGACCAAACACTGGAACACTTGCAGAAGAAATACAACACAGTCTTCAGTGATCAGATGGGAACAGTAAAAGGCTTCACAGCAAAACTTGTACTAAGAGATGACGCAACCCCGAAATTCTGCAAAGCCAGATCTGTTCCATACTCCCTGAGACCAAAGGTGGAAGCGGAAATCGATCGCTTGCAGGATACAGGGGTCCTGATGAAAGTGGACAGAAGCGAATGGGCCACACCCATAGTTCCAATTGTGAAGAAAGACGGGTCTGTTAGAATGTGTGGGGACTTCAAGGTAACTGTGAATTCAATGTTGCATGTGGACCAACACCCCCTACCACGTCTGGATGACATCTTTGCTGCACTAGCTGGTGGGAAACACTTCAGTAAAATCGATCTGAAACAGGCTCACCTGCAGCTACCGGTTGAAGAGAGCTCCAAACAGTACctgacaataaacacacacaaaggtcTATACAGGTATAACCGCCTGGTTTTTGGCATTGCATCAGCTCCAGCCATTTGGCAACAAACTATTGACCAGATTTTGCAAGGAATCCCAGGATCCCAGTGTATCCTGGATGACATGATCACAACAGGACGCACCGAAAAAGAGCACCTGGCTAACCTGGAAGAGGTCCTGAAAAGACTGAAAGAGTATGGTCTACAGGCAAACTTACAGAAGTGTGAGTTCTTCAAAGACAAGATTGTCTTCTGTGGACATGAAATTGACTGCATTGGATTGcacaaaacacaggacaaaatCAAGGCAGTGGTACGACCACAAACGACCACAAAATATCACAGAAGTGAGATCTTTCACGGGACTGATCAATTACTACAGAAGATTCCTCCCAAACCTTTCAGCAGTACTCCAGCCTCTAAATCAGCTCCTGGAAAAGAATAG